The proteins below come from a single Osmerus mordax isolate fOsmMor3 chromosome 3, fOsmMor3.pri, whole genome shotgun sequence genomic window:
- the fmc1 gene encoding protein FMC1 homolog isoform X1 has protein sequence MMAALSSPLRVCRGILREIRTLKGPTYKQSMAYNYVIDQFRKNDFPVCPQVTGERYCRAQQEALHASQTYLCMLASTRNHMVLHQLYHGKGQRGTEEMAGIVGLRLPTQPGGKGWEK, from the exons ATGATGGCCGCGTTGTCGTCGCCTCTCCGCGTTTGCCGTGGGATATTGAGAGAAATACGCACGTTAAAAGGACCAACGTACAAACAGTCGATGGCATATAATTATGTTATAGATCAGTTCCGGAAAAACGAC TTTCCCGTCTGCCCCCAGGTCACAGGAGAGAGGTACTGCCGGGCCCAACAGGAGGCCCTACACGCCTCCCAGACCTACCTGTGCATGCTGGCCTCCACCAGGAACCACATGGTCCTCCACCAGCTCTACCACGGCAAGGGCCAGCGTGGCACCGAGGAGATGGCAGGGATCGTGGGGCTACGGCTGCCCACTCAGCCCGGGGGCAAGGGCTGGGAGAAGTGA
- the fmc1 gene encoding protein FMC1 homolog isoform X2, translating to MMAALSSPLRVCRGILREIRTLKGPTYKQSMAYNYVIDQFRKNDVTGERYCRAQQEALHASQTYLCMLASTRNHMVLHQLYHGKGQRGTEEMAGIVGLRLPTQPGGKGWEK from the exons ATGATGGCCGCGTTGTCGTCGCCTCTCCGCGTTTGCCGTGGGATATTGAGAGAAATACGCACGTTAAAAGGACCAACGTACAAACAGTCGATGGCATATAATTATGTTATAGATCAGTTCCGGAAAAACGAC GTCACAGGAGAGAGGTACTGCCGGGCCCAACAGGAGGCCCTACACGCCTCCCAGACCTACCTGTGCATGCTGGCCTCCACCAGGAACCACATGGTCCTCCACCAGCTCTACCACGGCAAGGGCCAGCGTGGCACCGAGGAGATGGCAGGGATCGTGGGGCTACGGCTGCCCACTCAGCCCGGGGGCAAGGGCTGGGAGAAGTGA
- the LOC136938408 gene encoding activating transcription factor 7-interacting protein 1-like yields the protein MDNAVVEDPPRRVFLARKTMKISDRRQLESLHNTRRSWSPPSPPRARSPPRPPSPPRPPSPPRARSPPQARSPPLQPLRVRPEPSEEPASAVDENLTGQETARRDATSRTACGADKNLVERATSARAAPASRSTHADSSDRCGGGDGAEESGPEEGEVSDVRSEEGGGQSRRDNVPRPSPQSSGETHDEDAGSARPPDLRPEMDPEHVNLEPSDLEMVPLPFPLSLVRLAPYTSSTPSPTHSPLSTTCDQELLPGSLFLSEDEDDEEEQEWEEGTADVERQQDHGEEFNAEGAPVEEEECSRDGEEGVKESGVEKATEGGGELDTESFLLSHRGDRAVESEEGRDCVCQREEQMDTEEAVIFGQSPRTEELSQGRMGHQKKPRISGERDGKEEEISAKRSRMDRERDGGKVGTGMIATEDEAMMDEEARQVGGKWKIDGQGHGEGKIAEKKPQGDGKQKAVRRLRAEEEDLETHLELKILDRAENHSRLQKVLRELVREQLRAVQMSLFDQSLQELRDRLERLESTKHQSALLTLQGKMAHLTEKCASIAVGPNKVHVRRRAKAPLSPCPCPCASPCLCPCPSPCTSTLLQVTPPHVPAPASESTPATPMSDSAPASASTLTSASATLLPFAPASTTASTLTSASAALLPFAHTPASTLTSDSAPLLPFAPTPASTTASTFTSASAPLFPFAPTPASTTDSTLTSASAPLFPFAPTPASTTASSATLTSASAPLLSFASTTASASTLTSASAPLLSFAFTPASASTLTSASAPLLSFAPTPASTTASASTLTSASAPAFTFEYARPTSVSAFPMSLTAQQTKSLHPFFVHLPPGTTILGPLNPLNNLATLVGSIKTPNMTYIIQSPVTTFNAQPIPTIAPTSPAVQDSPSLPAAFSTFPTSSTFPTFPTSSTFPTSSTFPTSSTFPTAPPPTRPSLRLPPMSAPVQPEAYLAGTHPSAVVPASFTSSTFPTAQLPTRPDPPPTRLVPPPTRPVPPPTRPAPPPTRPVPPPTRLAPPPTRPAPPPTRPVPPPTRSAPPLTRPSLRLPPMSTPVQPEASVAGTHPSVVVPASSTFPTTPTATPPTRPGLRPPFISAPVQPEATVEGRCPSVGGPGSSHWSSHQTSTRTHLSTLVKTRAEQAGVCVTSMSSPPPVAAASPEPAPPPTAQPAHVSAPALTPPLETGCKVRRRPADSTVSKTAVAQSSGSSDRAAVVIDLTEDDAEDDADDVVLVSEAARERGAVEGPSPPEALTEDERQASGVSKSPAPLTFASLLAAPQRTITPPSNGMTVSVVPKSENLPPGDQPFVPNTLLECLLKTASRTGASPATQTTRQNATPHCSPCKPAPQPSAPPPLPPPPSPPGPPPSGAAHTSPPQRPQLRLARIQDHNGIALSWSVEEVDSRCAPVAGYQLYAYHHPDTPKDPAPAPPSQWRKIGEVNALPLPMACTLTQFAPSARYYFAVRARDVFGRYGSFCEAQCSDAATSTG from the exons ATGGACAACGCGGTGGTGGAGGATCCACCTAGGAGAGTGTTCCTGGCCAGGAAGACCATGAAGATAAGTGACCGTCGACAGCTTGAGTCTCTTCACAACACTCGGCGTTCCTGgtcgcctccctctcccccccgggctcgctctcccccccggcctccctctcccccccggcctccctctcccccccgggctcgctctcccccccaggctcgctctccccccctgcAGCCTCTGCGGGTGAGGCCGGAGCCCTCGGAGGAGCCGGCGTCGGCGGTGGATGAAAATCTGACCGGGCAAGAGACGGCACGCCGGGACGCAACGTCGAGGACTGCGTGCGGAGCCGATAAGAACCTGGTGGAGCGGGCGACCTCCGCACGGGCAGCTCCAGCCTCGCGATCCACGCACGCCGACTCGTCCGACCGTTGCGGCGGAGGAGACGGTGCCGAGGAGTCTGGACcggaggaaggggaggtgagCGACGTCCGGagcgaggaaggaggaggacagtCCCGCCGGGACAACGTCCCCCGTCCTTCTCCACAGAGCTCGGGGGAAACGCACGATGAAGACGCGGGATCCGCGAGGCCGCCAGACCTCCGACCCGAGATGGATCCCGAGCACGTAAACCTCGAGCCGTCGGACCTAGAGATGGTTCCTCTAcccttccccctctcgctcGTCCGCCTGGCCCCCTACACCTCCTCCACTCCATCGCCTACCCATTCCCCCTTAAGCACGACCTGCGACCAGGAACTTCTGCCCggctccctgtttctctccgaGGATGAGGACgatgaggaagagcaggagtgGGAGGAAGGGACGGCAGATGTCGAACGGCAGCAGGACCACGGAGAGGAGTTCAACGCAGAAGGCGCtccggtggaggaggaagaatgctctagagacggagaggagggcGTAAAGGAAAGTGGCGTCGAGAAAGCGACGGAAGGTGGAGGTGAACTGGATACGGAGAGCTTTCTTCTCTCCCACCGAGGAGACCGAGCGGTGGAGAGCGAGGAGGGCCGAGACTGTGTTtgccagagagaggaacagatggATACGGAGGAGGCGGTGATATTTGGCCAGAGCCCAAGAACCGAGGAATTAAGTCAGGGGAGGATGGGGCACCAAAAGAAGCCTCGAataagtggagagagggatggaaaggaagaggagatctCTGCGAAGAGGTCTagaatggacagagagagggatgggggtaaAGTGGGGACAGGGATGATTGCAACAGAAGATGAGGCGATGATGGATGAAGAAGCCAGGCAGGTTGGGGGGAAATGGAAAATCGATGGACAGGGACATGGAGAAGGAAAGATTGCAGAGAAGAAGCCTCAAGGTGATGGAAAACAAAAGGCGGTGAGAAGGTTGAGGGCGGAGGAAGAGGATCTGGAAACACACCTAGAACTGAAGATCCTCGATAGGGCCGAGAATCACAGCAGACTTCAGAAG GTGCTAAGGGAACTTGTGAGGGAACAGCTCAGAGCGGTGCAGATGTCTCTGTTCGACCAGAGCCTGCAGGAGctgagagacaggctggagagACTGGAGTCCACCAAACACCAGAGTGCACTCCTCACCCTGCAG GGTAAGATGGCGCATCTCACAGAAAAGTGTGCGTCGATAGCCGTCGGTCCAAACAAGGTGCACGTCAGGAGAAGGGCtaaagcccctctctctccctgcccctgcccctgcgcctccccctgcctctgcccctgcccctccccctgcacctcc actctgctgcaggtgaccccccctcacgttcctgcccctgcctctgaATCTACCCCTGCTACGCCTATGTCTGActctgcccctgcctctgctTCTACACTTACGTCTGCGTCTGCCACCTTGCTTCCCTTtgcccctgcctctaccacTGCCTCTACACTTACATCTGCCTCTGCCGCCTTGCTTCCCTTTGCCCATACCCCTGCCTCTACACTTACATCTGACTCTGCCCCCTTGCTTCCCTTTGCCCctacccctgcctctaccaCTGCCTCTACATTTACATCTGCCTCTGCCCCCTTGTTTCCCTTTGCCCctacccctgcctctaccaCTGACTCTACACTTACATCTGCCTCTGCCCCCTTGTTTCCCTTTGCCCctacccctgcctctaccaCTGCATCTTCCGCTACACTTACATCTGCCTCTGCCCCATTGCTTTCTTTTGCCTCTACCACTGCCTCAGCCTCTACACTTACATCTGCCTCTGCCCCCTTGCTTTCTTTTGCTTTTACCCCTGCCTCAGCCTCTACACTTACATCTGCCTCTGCCCCCTTGCTTTCCTTTGCCCctacccctgcctctaccaCTGCCTCAGCTTCTACGCTTACATCTGCCTCTGCACCTGCCTTTACCTTTGAGTATGCCCGACCCACCTCTGTCTCAGCCTTCCCAATGTCATTAACAGCCCAGCAAACTAAGTCCCTCCATCCATTCTTTGTGCATCTTCCTCCTGGAACTACAATCTTGGGCCCCCTTAACCCGCTCAACAATCTTGCAACCTTGGTGGGCAGCATCAAAACCCCTAACATGACCTATATCATTCAGTCTCCAGTCACCACCTTTAATGCCCAACCTATTCCCACTATCGCTCCCACTTCTCCAGCTGTGCAGGATtcaccttccctccctgccgCCTTCTCCActttccccacctcctccaccttccccaccttccccacctcctccaccttccccacctcctccaccttccccacctcctccaccttccccactGCCCCGCCTCCTACAAGGCCCAGCCTCAGGCTCCCCCCCATGTCCGCTCCTGTCCAACCAGAGGCCTACCTGGCGGGCACTCACCCCAGCGCAGTGGTACctgcctccttcacctcctccaccttccccactGCCCAGCTTCCTACAAGACCTGACCCGCCTCCTACAAGACTTGTCCCGCCTCCTACAAGACCTGTCCCGCCTCCTACGAGACCTGCCCCGCCTCCTACAAGACCTGTCCCGCCTCCTACAAGACTTGCCCCGCCTCCTACAAGACCTGCCCCGCCTCCTACAAGACCTGTCCCGCCTCCTACAAGGTCTGCCCCGCCTCTTACAAGGCCCAGCCTCAGGCTCCCCCCCATGTCCACTCCTGTCCAACCAGAGGCCTCCGTGGCGGGCACTCACCCCAGTGTGGTGGTAcccgcctcctccaccttccccaccACACCCACCGCCACGCCTCCAACCAGACCCGGCCTCAGGCCCCCCTTCATCTCCGCTCCTGTCCAACCAGAGGCCACCGTGGAGGGCAGGTGCCCCAGCGTAGGGGGGCCTGGCTCGTCCCATTGGTCCTCTCATCAGACCTCCACGAGGACGCACTTGTCGACGTTGGTGAAAACGAGAGCGGAGCaggcgggggtgtgtgtgacctcgatgtcctcacctccacctgtggCCGCAGCTTCTCCTGAACCGG CTCCTCCTCCGACCGCCCAACCTGCACATGTCTCTGCACCAGCTTTAACCCCGCCTCTCGAAACAG gTTGCAAGGTGAGGAGGCGACCTGCAGACTCCACCGTGTCGAAAACGGCAGTCGCACAG TCCTCAGGCTCCTCGGACAGAGCAGCGGTGGTGATCGACCTGACGGAGGATGATGCTGAggatgatgctgatgatgtTGTTCTAG TTTCAGAAGcagccagagagaggggagcggtgGAGGGGCCGTCGCCTCCAGAGGCTCTTACTGAGGACGAGAGACAAG CTTCCGGAGTGTCGAagtctccagcccctctcacatTTGCATCCCTATTGGCTGCACCGCAAAGGACGATCACACCACCATCCAACGGCATGACTGTCTCCGTGGTACCAAAGAGTG AGAATTTACCTCCTGGTGATCAGCCCTTTGTTCCAAATACTCTTCTTGAATGTCTTCTGAAG ACGGCTTCCAGAACCGGCGCGTCACCGGCGACCCAAACCACGAGACAAAACGCCACCCCTCACTGCTCCCCTTGCAAACCTGCTCCGcagccctccgccccccccccgctcccgcccccccccagcccccccggccccccgcccTCGGGGGCGGCCCACACCTCCCCGCCCCAACGACCCCAACTGAGGCTGGCCCGCATCCAGGATCACAACGGCATCGCGCTCTCCTGgtcggtggaggaggtggactcGAGGTGCGCCCCCGTCGCCGGCTACCAGCTGTACGCCTACCACCACCCCGACACGCCCAAGGAcccggcccccgcccccccgtcgCAGTGGAGGAAGATCGGGGAGGTGAATGCACTGCCCCTGCCCATGGCATGCACCCTCACACAGTTTGCCCCGAGCGCCAGGTACTATTTCGCAGTCCGGGCGCGAGACGTGTTCGGACGGTACGGGTCGTTCTGCGAGGCCCAGTGTTCCGACGCCGCCACCTCCACCGGCTAA